Part of the Caulifigura coniformis genome, CATCGGCGAGTCCGGCTGCATGCCGGAGGAGTACGGATTCTGCATCTGGCCGCGGTAACCCGCCATCTGCGAATCGCGACGGCGGTTCGCGCGGCGGCTGCGCGGGTTGGCCGCCAGCGCCCGATCATAAGACATGTCGGCGCCGGCCGTGTTTCCCATGTTGTCCTGCATCCGCGCCAGCGTCAGGCTGGAATTCTCGTCGTACGGCTGCGTGTCCGACCATGCCGTCAGCAGCTGTTCCGCTTCACCCGTGCGATCGTTGTTGTACAGCAGGTGCGCGAGGCCCTCGTAAGACGACTCGTGACCGGGATCGATCACCAGGGCGTGCTGGTACATCTTCTCGGCAGCCATCACGTCCCCCTGCTGCTGCATGGCGGCCGCGACGTTGTACGCGTAGTTGGGGTTCTCTGGGCTGTCCATCAGCGCCCGTTCGAACTCATGACGGGCCGCCGTGTAGTCGCCGCGGCGATAGTACGCCTTTCCCGACTCGTTCATGACGTAGCCGTTGACGCTCCCGCACCCGCACAGCGTGCTCGCGATGCAGATCCACGCCACGCCGGCGACGGTGAGTGTTCCACGAAAGATTCGGGCCATGAGCGTATGTGTAGGGCCGGCCAGCATCGACGGAGAGTCGATCAGGGCCGGACAGGGGGTCAACCGGGCGCGCATGGCGGAATGCCTCGCTGCGGAAGGGCAAAAGTCGGCGGGAAAGTCGAGGAACCGGCAAAGGCCGAACGGCCGATCGACGGTCTGTTGAGGGACGGGGCGGCGTGTTACTTGAACCAATTTCCACGGGCAAGATGAACCACCCTCCCGACCCCCTTCCCATCGGCAACAGCTGCCGATCCCGGCAGATCTCGCCGGAATGACTTGCACTTTCTGCCAGTAAGCAACGCCCATGCCCCTGCAGATCGACGTCCCGCCAACTGCTACAAGACCCACCGCCCCAGGTTGAAATAGAACAGCAGCGTCACCACGTCGCTGAGCGCCAGCGCAATCGGCCCCGAGGCCAGTTGGGGATCGCGCCGCACCAGCCGCAGGACGAACGGAACGCTCAGCCCCACGACGGCCGACGCCGTCACGCCCCCTGCGATCCCCAGCATCAGGCTCATCGCGACCGCAAAGCTCCTCTTCCAGACGTACGCGATCAGCGCGACGCCGACGCCGCAGGCGATCCCCAGCAGCGCTCCCACAACCACCTCGAAGGCCGCCTTGCGACAGAATGTCGCCCAGGTCGCCGGTTGCGCATGCAGGGCCTGCAAGGCCAGGCTGACTGACTGGATGCTCACGCTTTCCGCCAGCGCCGTCACGAGGGCAATGAACGGCGCCACGACCGCCAGGGTCGCGACGTCGTCGTAGGCGTCGGCAATGAACGCCGACAGCATCCCACCCAGAAGGTTGCACAGCAGCCAGGGAAATCGGCCATTGAAGGCCAGTCGCGGGCTTTTCTGGGCCGCTTCCGAAAGATGCACACCGATCAGCTGGAACAGGTCTTCGCTGTCCTGCCGACGGTCGATTTCCAGAATTTCGTTCGTGTACAGGTCGACATCCACCGCCCCCACGACTTTCTTCGTCTCATCGACGACGGGAAACGCCAGGAACTTGTGCAGCGTGAAAAACTCGCACGCCTCCAGCACGGTGCACCGCGACGGAATCGAGACGATCCGCTCGGACATGATCTCCCGGATCGACGTCTGCGGCGTCGCCAGCAGCAGACGCCGGCTCGGAACGACGCCCTGAAGACGGCAGTCGTCGTCGACGACATAGAAATAGACGACCCGACCGAGCTCCCGCGTCGTCCGCAGTTGCTCGAGCGCCTGCTCCACCGTCTGCCCGACCTTCAGCAGCGGCGACGCCGAACTCATGTGCCGCGTCACCGGATCGTCCAGAATGTCCCGCACGTTCGGTTTCGCGCGCCCGGCCGCCGCCGTCTCGTCCCCGCCAGCAGGGCAGGGGGCCTCCACTGTTGCCTCGACGGCCGATTCACGACACGACGCTTCGCTGTCCACCACGCGCCGAGTGACTGGCGTCGATTCTCCAGCCGTCTTCGTCGCCCCGTTCTCACAGGTTCCCGGCGTCTGTTTCGTCGTTGCGCGATCGTCCGGCGAAGCCATCAATTCATCCCATCAAGTCGGCCACATTGAGAAAACCAGGTGACGCTCTCCCCCAAACGCGGAACGCAGCATCGCCCGCCGTAGATCAGCAGAAATGCCGACGAAAGAAAACCCGCGTTGGGCCCGCACGCAAGGCGCGTAGCGTCAGCGTTCCATCAACTGTCGCCGCGCGGAGTCCGGCTCTATAAGAACGAGCCCAGTGTCGCCCGCCCGATCTCACGGATCGCCTCGAGCAGCTCCTGCAACTCCCGTCGGCCGGTGAGTGGATTCATCAACGTGCAACGCATCGCGCCGCCCCCGTTGAGAGGCGTTTGCGTGATGTAGAACCGGCCGGAATGAATCAGTCGCCGCCGGACCTCGCGGTTGAAGTTCCCGAGCACGTCCAGGTCAGCCGATCGCAACCGCTCGGGCAGATGCCGAAAAACCAGGATATTCGACTGCGGTTCGTGCAGCGGTTCAAAATCGTCTGCCGCCCGGAGCATGTCATGCAGCTCCCGCGTCATCGCGAACGTGACGTCCACCAGATCGCCGAACAGCGACGCCCCGCACAGCGACCACAGCCCCCACAGGCCATACGCCGCGGCCCGCTTGGTGCATTCGATTGTCATCAGCCCGCAGTCGTATTCCGCCGCCCCCGGGTTCGACGGATCGAACAGGTAAGGCGCCGTCTGGCGGAACGCATCAAAACGATGCTCCCGGTTCTTGTAGAATACGAACGCGCACAGCGCCGGCGTGAACAGCATTTTATGGGCGTCGCAGATCACGCTGTCCGCGCGATCGGCTCCTCGCAGGAGATGCCAATGCCGCTCGCTGAACGCCGTTCCCCCGCCGTGGGCCGCGTCCACGTGCATCCATACATCCCGCCGCTCGCAGATGTCCGCAATTGGTTCCAACGGATCGAACGCCCCGGTCGGCGTCGCCCCGGCGCAGGCGACCACTGCGATCACCTTTCGCCCCTCGTCCTGCAGTCGTCTGAGGATCAGGTTGAGCTGGCCCGGATCCATCCGCCTCTGATCGTCGAGCGGCGCTTTGATGATCGAGTCGGTCCCCAGTCCCAGGATTCCCGCCGAGCGCGCAATGCAGTAGTGCGCATCCGCCTGCACGACGAGGGCAGGGCGGTGTGCCGCCTGCACCCCCGTCTCGAAACAGCCTTCGAGCGCCACATTCCGGGCAGTCAGCAGCGCCGTCAGGTTCGCCAGTGAACCGCCGCTCGTGATCAGCCCGGCGAACGTCCCGGCCCGGTATCCAATCGCTTCCCCCCACCGCTGAATCAGCGCCCGTTCGACCGCCGTCGCCCACGGCCCCATTTCATAGACGGCCATCACCTGGTTCGTGACCGTTCCCAGCGAATCGAACAGCCCGGCGATCGGAGACGGCGGTGGAACCTGGTGACCGATATACCGCGGGTCGTGAAGGTTCTGCCCCCGGGCGAGCGCCTCACCCGCGAGATCACGGAACCGCTGTTCCGCCCGTCCGAGATCCAGTCCTTCGCCCGGATCGCCCGCGTCCAGGAAACGGCCCGCCGCCTCGATATTGACGGGCGGATCATTCCAGTTGAGCACGTTCTCCCGGGATTCCGTCACCGACTTCAGGTGCGCAGTCAGAAGTTCGCCCCAGGCGCCCGCCAGTCGCGAAAACGTCTCCGGCGAATAGACAGCTGCCACGCGACGGCGAGCCTCCGCCAGCGGGTCCGTTCCAGTAGTCACTTCGAATCCTTTTCCTCAGACAGTCGACGGAAATACGCCTCCGCCGCATCCCGATATCCCACAGGCACGCCGCGCAGGTTCGTCCCGGACAGCCCCTCTCCGTTCCGGGACTGCGGAGTCAGGCTCTCGGCCGATGGCGTGTCACCTGTCACTCCCGGAAGGACGAAACGTCCCTTGCCGTCCGCCTGCATCGTTGCCGATTGGTCGGACGACTCCACCGCCTCCTGGGTTCGCGGCCCCATCACCTGCGCGTTGGAATCGCCTCGTCGTGCGCTCTGGCCGGGACGCATTCGGCCCTGGTTGCCGCCGCGAGACTGCCCGCCCGCAGATCCCCCCTCACTCTCTCCCTCGGAGTTCCCCGGGCTGCGTCCCCCTTTCTGGCCCCGCTGTCCCAGTCCCGGAGGACGACGGCTTCGCCGCATCTGGTCGAGCGTGTTGCGCACCTGCTGTTGCGAGAGTCGCAACGGCCCATCCAGACCTTCCTGGAGGCCCTCGGAATTCTGGGCATCCCCGGCCGCTTCCATCAGCGATTCCAGTTTTCGGGCCGCCGACTCCGCATGGCGATGGGCCGCGTCCCCCTGCTGGTCGCGGGCCTGCTGCGCGGCCGACATCTGTTCCTGCGAGATGGCCAGCTGGTCGAGCGACTCCACGAGCTGGCGAGCGCTCTCCGCCATTTTCGGCAGCTTCTCCTCGGCCTCACGGGCCGATTCCTCCAGTTGCTTGCGAACCGATTCCAGTTCCTGCGCGAGCAGCTCCTGCTCTTTGGCAAACTGGTCCGCCCGCGCCTGCTCATCCGGCATCAGCGACGTTTTCCCGGCGAGTTCCGACAGTCGGTTCGCCAGCTGCCGCTGCTCGGCGGTCACCGCCTGCAGTCTCTCCACCTGTTCATTCAATGCGTCCGCCTTCTGCAGCGTCTGGAGATCATCCGTCAGCTGCTCCATCTGGTCCTGGGTCGGCGCATCGAACGGCCCCGATTCCTTCAGGAACTGCTCGGCCGCATCCTCGAGTTCTTCGGACAGCTTCGGCGACGACGAGTCCTGCTGGTGCTTCAGGAGTTCCGCGATCCGCTCGGCATTCTCCGACTGGCTCGACAGTTCCTTCGCAAGCTTTTTCAGCTCCTCGGTGTATTGCTGCTCCAGGTCATATAGCGGCATTTCCTCGGCCCGCTCCTGGAGAGTCCGGGCGAGTTCCGCGGCGTCGCGGGCGAAGTCACCCATCTGTTTTTCCAGCCGCTCCATCCGTTCCCGGTCAGCATCGGTCAACGCGTCCCCGGCCGCCTGCTTCCGGAGCAGCTCCTCGAGCTCCTTCGCGGCTTTCTGGCGCTCTTCGGCGAGACGCTCCAGTTCCTTGCGGAACGTTTCGAACTCCTCCGACAGCTCATCCAGTTGATACTGCTGCCTTGCGAAATCCTTGTACTCCTCTTCGGAGATCACCTGGATTGTCGAGGTCGGCGTATCGGTCGACTGCGGGCGCCCGGACGCCCGGTCATCCGCCGAGGCGTAATACTCGATCACGTCTCCCGCTTTCGCTCCGAGTGCCCCAAGATCGAATTCCGTTTTGGCGAGCGCCACGCCCGCCTGATCCGTTTCGTGCGGAAGCGTGACGGCGCTCGGGCTCCAGCCGTTCACTCCGCGGAACAACCGGATCCGTTCCACGCCAATGTCGTCAGATGCCTGGATCTCGACAGGAATCGTCCAGCCTTCGACGGCGATCAGCGTTTCCGCCGGCGCGGTGATCGCCACCAGCGGCGGCCGGTCGCGAAGTGCGACGATCGGCCCCGTCAGCACATCGCTCTCATGCCCCGATTCCGATCGGACGACAAGTTCGAACCGGCCATTCGTCTCAATCGACACTTCGCCCCGCACGAGCTGCCGATCGCCGGAATCAGGCGTCAGCGGCAACACCACGTCGGCCGTCGTCCCCCCCTCAGCGGAGAAGATTTGAATCTCTCCCTCCTTGAGGACCAGGTTGCTGCGGACGGCGATCAGGCACTTCGTTCCGCGAAGTCCGCGCACGCCGCGATCGTCCAGCCGCTGCTCCCGGGGCTTCCATCCGGTGTAAGCAGGGAACGTCAGTGTGGCCCGCGCTTCTTCGATCAGCGGCGTCTGCGACACCTTCATCTCGAACCACCCGCTGCGCCCCCGCGGCGTCTCGATGTGGAATTCCGTGTCGACATCCACTCGCGCCACCTGCCCCGAGAACGTCGTCTCCGACTGGCGGAACATCGGAAGACGCTCCGTCGGGGCGCGGGTCTCGCCGGCGGGACGCAGGATCAGGACCGCTTCCTCAACCCGTTCCGGCCCCGTGATTTCGACAGTGACGAGAGCCGGCTTCCCGCGGTGCAGCGGATCGGGCTTCACCGTGGGGGCGAACGTCAGAAGCGTGAACGGCGGATGGTCCCCCAGCGGATCGAGAAACCGCGGGATGACGGTTGCGAACAGCCGCGGGGCGATCAGCAGGGCAATGCCGAACGCCATCACGGCGGCCAGCCCGGCCAGCGTGGCACGGACCGCAGGGGAGGGGGGGGTGACTGCCGACGCCGGCAACGTGGCGACGATCGAATCTGCAGATTGGACGACGCTGGCCCGCAGCGTTTCGCTCCCTGTCTCCAGCCCCGACCGGAACTCGACGGCATTGATCAACAGGCTGTCCCGCCGGTGAAGCCCGTCTTCCGCAAGTCGCGCCACCGTCCGCGCGTGATAACGGCGACCAAACATTCGCCATCCCAGAACGACGGCCGATGTCAAAAGCCCCGCGGCCGCGACGAGATTCCAACCGATCCGCACGGCCGCAGGCCACGCGAAGAACGCGTCCGAGAACAGGGCGAC contains:
- a CDS encoding tetratricopeptide repeat protein — its product is MARIFRGTLTVAGVAWICIASTLCGCGSVNGYVMNESGKAYYRRGDYTAARHEFERALMDSPENPNYAYNVAAAMQQQGDVMAAEKMYQHALVIDPGHESSYEGLAHLLYNNDRTGEAEQLLTAWSDTQPYDENSSLTLARMQDNMGNTAGADMSYDRALAANPRSRRANRRRDSQMAGYRGQMQNPYSSGMQPDSPMMADGQSPALLMAQQMPMYDPTFQPGPMPFQSYAPPAGVPQAPYIGSANIAQQSPSIYRGTYGPQAGVAFAPPTQWGTPATVPMPPSGLGQGGMMAAQQPTGYGASGTAFFSAAPTPAWSPAMAATPMMAPQMAPQMAPAPYSPAPSAPGQVIPASGAMPMPMQQPVYGSQPTMAQPMVVPAF
- a CDS encoding magnesium transporter, whose amino-acid sequence is MASPDDRATTKQTPGTCENGATKTAGESTPVTRRVVDSEASCRESAVEATVEAPCPAGGDETAAAGRAKPNVRDILDDPVTRHMSSASPLLKVGQTVEQALEQLRTTRELGRVVYFYVVDDDCRLQGVVPSRRLLLATPQTSIREIMSERIVSIPSRCTVLEACEFFTLHKFLAFPVVDETKKVVGAVDVDLYTNEILEIDRRQDSEDLFQLIGVHLSEAAQKSPRLAFNGRFPWLLCNLLGGMLSAFIADAYDDVATLAVVAPFIALVTALAESVSIQSVSLALQALHAQPATWATFCRKAAFEVVVGALLGIACGVGVALIAYVWKRSFAVAMSLMLGIAGGVTASAVVGLSVPFVLRLVRRDPQLASGPIALALSDVVTLLFYFNLGRWVL
- a CDS encoding pyridoxal phosphate-dependent decarboxylase family protein, with translation MTTGTDPLAEARRRVAAVYSPETFSRLAGAWGELLTAHLKSVTESRENVLNWNDPPVNIEAAGRFLDAGDPGEGLDLGRAEQRFRDLAGEALARGQNLHDPRYIGHQVPPPSPIAGLFDSLGTVTNQVMAVYEMGPWATAVERALIQRWGEAIGYRAGTFAGLITSGGSLANLTALLTARNVALEGCFETGVQAAHRPALVVQADAHYCIARSAGILGLGTDSIIKAPLDDQRRMDPGQLNLILRRLQDEGRKVIAVVACAGATPTGAFDPLEPIADICERRDVWMHVDAAHGGGTAFSERHWHLLRGADRADSVICDAHKMLFTPALCAFVFYKNREHRFDAFRQTAPYLFDPSNPGAAEYDCGLMTIECTKRAAAYGLWGLWSLCGASLFGDLVDVTFAMTRELHDMLRAADDFEPLHEPQSNILVFRHLPERLRSADLDVLGNFNREVRRRLIHSGRFYITQTPLNGGGAMRCTLMNPLTGRRELQELLEAIREIGRATLGSFL